In Rutidosis leptorrhynchoides isolate AG116_Rl617_1_P2 chromosome 6, CSIRO_AGI_Rlap_v1, whole genome shotgun sequence, the DNA window TGTTTTTTGTCTTTCAGATATGTAAACCTGTTTTTTTTTAAATGACCCGTTTTTTACCCAAATCCTTTTTGATGAATCACCTCACCCAATCCGACCTGATCCCGCCATTTGCTCCACATAAGAAGACATACAGTTGGAGGTATCTTGTTGGTCTTATGTATTCAGTGACCAGCCTTTCAGTGTCTAATTTATACCATAGTGAGACTGAACATTATGAATTCATAGTCTGCTAAACTTTTTACTGTTATCAACAGTTATTACTTGTTTCTTATCCTGTCTAGCAAGCTGTATGAAAGTAATTATCAGTGGTTTGAGCCGTAATGTTTCCGTTACAAAAGAAATGATAGAGAGACATAAAAGTGAACTTAAATACAAAAGTTACCACAGGCAATTGAGTAAAATGATTACAAACCAATTACCTAGATGAAATCATGAATGCTCTCACACCAAAAGACCAACTATGCCTAAAGCCATAATCTACAATCATAAGTCAAAAAGCAATAAACAGCCACCGAATGTTGTGTACATTATACTTTAGGAGTTGTAACGACTTTCAACAACGGATTTTATCATAGGTGACGCGTGTGGGGAGTATAAAATACTCCTTGAAATCTACAACTCTTCATCCTTAGTAGCCTCATATACCTTCACCTTTTTCAGCATAGGAGACTTGCCCAAAATAAGCTTAACAACATCCATATCATTGTCTCTGTTAGTCATATTTATGATCTCTAATTCATTCAGATTCTCCAACCATATATCCAAATAATTATCAACATCTAAGGAATAACATATCTCAGCTTTATCGTATAACGAATACTCTAAATTCAATGAATCCTCTTTAATCTACAGGAAATGTTGATATTTTGTGTGTCAGTGTATCTTGGCAAAAGAATCAGAACAAATAGGATACAACATATATTTACGTTACTCACCCCTATCTTTAGTTTTTCGAGGTTTGGGGAGCTTCTGATCAAAAGACCAAGAATTGGTAATCCTTGTATGTGAATGAAGGATATATTTTCTATGCATAAGTATTTGAGGTGGATTAGTGCGGTTGGAAGCTTTTGTGGAACTCCTCCTTGTGCAAAAGACTTGAAACACAAAAAAACAAACATTAAAATTTAGGAGggtaattattttttttttgaaggtAGTTAGGAGTCACTGATGGGGGTCCGAATGCGATGTCGAAACCCACCCACCCTATCATTTCATTGGACGAACATTTACAGTCCTACCGCCACTCAGGAGGAAAACCCCACGCGAATCCATACGGGCATCACGTGTGGTAAAACGCCCTAGGGTAAGGCTGGAACGCAAGACGTCCGCAACCTCCGAGGCCCATGAAATGGGCGGGAAACCTCATGGGAAATATTTTGCAGCTCATGGGGATTGAACCCCTGACCTTCCTTATGGGAAGTCAACACCTTGAGGTTAAATTAGGGAAGTAATAATTGGGTTAAATTATGGGTTAAGTATCTAAAGATCTATAgatatttagtataaattctattgtACAAATATTGTAAGAGTCTCTGTTGTGTGTATCAAACTtctagttattgttattttgtatATTGTAATGTGTGAACTGGTGACATGACACCGGTTTTGATGATGTGGCAGCATATATGGCTCACAAGCCAAGCCAGTATGATATACCGCTTACCTTATGAAAAGTCACCATTTACATACAGTGATACAATAGCGTGTTGGGTAAAGTTTGTTACATTAAAGACACCTGACCTAAATAACATTACCTTAATGACCTCGGAAAAAAGAGAAAGGTTTCGAATAACAGGTAAACACTCGAATAGGTTAATAATGGTGGAATCGTCGGTTTCATCGACAGTTATATCCCTAATATCCTGCAACAACTTAAAAAAATCAAAAAGTAATATAAAACCGAATGAGAAAAGATATTCTATCTAAGTAACAACTTACCAATGTATCAAGTAATGGACAATTGGATAGGAGATGCAGAAGTGTTTCTTTACAGGTCATAACACCTTCTAAACACAAACTTGTAAGTCTACTAAATCCATTAAATGTTGGTTGATGGTAAAGATCACAACAAATGAGAGATAGGTCCGTTAACTGCTGCAATGAGAATAGAGATTTGGGTAACTTATAACGCCACAAAAATTCAAGTGTTAACTTCTTGACGGTATTTTTCCGCGACAAATGAAATATTATTTGGTCAATCTCGATGCAAGAGTCATCCGCGCCAATCGAAAGAGTGAACTCGTGTATTGGACCCTCGTGCATTAGCAGAACTTGGAATATAGCGTAGAAACATCTACACCTCTTTGTCATTTCTTTTCTTTGATTTGGTGCTTCAAAGGTTGGCTCCCAACCGGAAAGCTCAACCCCGTTAGTTGATACTTTAAAAGTATCCTCATCAAATACAAGTTTGGGAATTTTAATCCATTGATACCGCCATTCCTTAGAGAGGATACTTGTCCTTGCAGCCTCTTGAATCGGTAATAAACATAATATGGTTTCTATTATGCCTGGAGGAAGCTTACTGATCATATCCATCTTAAGATATCTTTGTTGGAACGATAATAAATACAGCTAACAAAATAGTTTGTGTGAGTACCAACTTAAGAATAAACCCCCAACAGACATAGATATACATGTATGTTTTATAAACAGAGAAAGCAGATTTGCTAGTTCTGCAACCCTAAAAATCTCGAAAGCTTTACGTATAGAAACAAACAAAATAAGAAATGATAAAGTAAAGTTTGAGCACCAAAATCAAGAAACGGCTAATATATAGCAGTAAATGATAAAATTGTAAGCTGTAATTGAAGTTCTAGCAGATGATATGTGATGTGACTATAGGGATATAGATTTGTGCTTATGGTATGCATAATCAATCAACACAAGTATAAAAACCAAATACAGAAAACAAACCAACAAAATAGGAAGAAACGGAAGCAATAAGGTTATTAAGAAAAATTTATCCAGGTTCATAGAACAATCTAGGTGAAAATTAGTAC includes these proteins:
- the LOC139852450 gene encoding F-box/FBD/LRR-repeat protein At1g13570-like: MDMISKLPPGIIETILCLLPIQEAARTSILSKEWRYQWIKIPKLVFDEDTFKVSTNGVELSGWEPTFEAPNQRKEMTKRCRCFYAIFQVLLMHEGPIHEFTLSIGADDSCIEIDQIIFHLSRKNTVKKLTLEFLWRYKLPKSLFSLQQLTDLSLICCDLYHQPTFNGFSRLTSLCLEGVMTCKETLLHLLSNCPLLDTLLLQDIRDITVDETDDSTIINLFECLPVIRNLSLFSEVIKSFAQGGVPQKLPTALIHLKYLCIENISFIHIQGLPILGLLIRSSPNLEKLKIGIKEDSLNLEYSLYDKAEICYSLDVDNYLDIWLENLNELEIINMTNRDNDMDVVKLILGKSPMLKKVKVYEATKDEEL